The following proteins come from a genomic window of Myroides odoratus DSM 2801:
- a CDS encoding DUF6850 family outer membrane beta-barrel protein: MNKYAIFWMLCFVSGINTVQAQDQLSAYDRIVIQQQSEQIFKKDYYYNPVHQLDYSNFSFSDILVGYQKSQKDLYQLQEGSGVEGIQIAASSYKKLSNNRSIWGTVVYKKNTQKELQWNNNLDVELLGPYVLADSTSNSMKYEAYEFAGGYAKKIQRFSLGLEASYQAHLGYKSRDPRPRSISSHIKIKGGIGYDITDNWTVSAFGLFTNYTQNTEIKFANQAQKAALYQMNGLGTWSRYFSGKSTGTIIERSGYEYGIDVENKAFDFIIGATKGSTKLKRFSTGVSLKNSDNDAETNRLEEDYYNLYFMKFFTLDEDQLGIKYKFSKGEKTGIEVYYTDNDTKGLEKLLEKKLYSYTDTSHLIEGMYEVNFIQSQLIVQPFWRYQKTTELLREVNSKQNFTYAYYGVNLAYTQTLTATTTLAVEPTFTYRKTSQANNQLNFATTKESMKDWLLNDFEYLSSDYVYWGTTVKYAIEKVKKAPMFVAITYNQLDFKKNKHNNYLGVTLGVTF; the protein is encoded by the coding sequence TTGAATAAGTACGCTATTTTTTGGATGTTGTGTTTCGTTAGCGGGATAAACACAGTACAGGCGCAAGATCAATTGTCTGCCTATGATCGCATCGTAATACAACAACAATCCGAACAAATATTTAAAAAAGATTATTACTATAATCCAGTACACCAGCTGGATTATAGTAATTTTTCATTTTCTGATATTCTAGTGGGATATCAAAAATCTCAAAAAGACCTGTATCAATTGCAAGAAGGATCTGGAGTAGAGGGAATTCAAATTGCAGCTTCGTCTTATAAAAAACTAAGCAATAACCGCAGTATCTGGGGAACTGTTGTATATAAAAAAAATACACAGAAAGAATTGCAATGGAATAATAATCTCGACGTAGAACTTCTTGGACCTTATGTCCTTGCTGACTCTACGAGTAACAGCATGAAATATGAAGCGTATGAGTTTGCTGGGGGCTATGCTAAAAAGATACAGCGATTTTCGCTGGGTTTAGAAGCTAGTTATCAAGCACATTTAGGCTATAAAAGTAGAGATCCACGCCCAAGGAGTATTTCTTCTCACATCAAAATAAAAGGAGGTATAGGATATGATATAACTGATAACTGGACGGTTAGTGCCTTTGGATTGTTTACCAATTATACACAAAATACAGAAATAAAATTTGCTAATCAAGCGCAGAAAGCAGCCTTGTATCAAATGAATGGACTTGGAACTTGGAGTAGATATTTCAGTGGAAAAAGTACGGGAACAATTATAGAACGAAGTGGGTACGAATATGGAATAGATGTAGAGAATAAAGCGTTCGATTTTATTATTGGAGCAACGAAAGGGAGTACCAAGCTTAAAAGATTTAGTACAGGTGTATCTCTGAAAAATTCGGATAATGATGCAGAAACAAACCGATTAGAAGAAGACTATTACAACCTCTATTTTATGAAGTTTTTTACGTTGGATGAAGATCAATTGGGAATCAAATACAAGTTTTCAAAAGGAGAAAAAACTGGAATTGAAGTATATTATACAGATAATGACACTAAGGGATTGGAGAAACTATTAGAAAAGAAACTGTATTCGTATACGGATACGAGCCATTTAATTGAAGGAATGTATGAAGTGAATTTTATACAAAGTCAATTGATAGTTCAACCTTTTTGGAGGTATCAAAAAACCACAGAACTACTTCGTGAAGTGAATTCAAAACAAAATTTTACCTATGCCTATTATGGTGTAAATTTAGCTTATACACAAACTTTGACTGCAACGACAACATTAGCAGTTGAACCTACATTCACCTATAGAAAAACGAGTCAAGCTAATAATCAATTGAATTTTGCTACAACGAAAGAGTCGATGAAAGATTGGTTGCTGAATGATTTTGAATACCTCTCTTCTGATTATGTTTATTGGGGAACTACAGTCAAATATGCTATTGAAAAAGTAAAAAAAGCGCCGATGTTTGTAGCAATTACGTACAATCAGTTAGATTTTAAAAAAAATAAACACAACAACTATTTGGGCGTGACCTTAGGGGTGACGTTTTAA
- a CDS encoding DUF4876 domain-containing protein, with protein MKKSLLTLCLAMLSLTFVTTACSSDDSSSENTQQQKSTLNISFQGVDIESVPGLTIEFLETNSGTKGDKIITAPTTSIVLDKGSYKISVNGKVVLKNGEEVEVGGNTAVDLVQNEQTLAIDLIIKAFSEDFIIEEVFFTGVKTVEGKPYNNGRYFKLTNNTDKVLKTGGLLICQSEFNTTLNHNVTPDIKSEAFAVQAVLMIPEEYSKEVQPGDFIVIADIAQNHKQPNIPAFDLTGADYEFPNLDNPHLGQVDNPAVPNAVVIYTKMNFNMFFLHSQGAESYAIARFPEGVTVDNWIADYMYEYEYLNKAGNITKKKTLKIPNTWILDGVNSAITEKWIHNTLDASIDSGWTGCGKIESDPSRFGKTIRRKVVGEMENGKNMYKDTNNSTIDFIRDAEASFKNGIVH; from the coding sequence ATGAAGAAAAGTTTACTTACCCTGTGTTTAGCTATGTTGAGCTTAACATTTGTTACAACAGCATGTAGTAGTGATGATAGTAGCAGTGAAAATACACAGCAACAAAAAAGTACGTTGAATATCTCATTTCAGGGAGTGGATATTGAATCCGTACCAGGATTAACCATCGAATTTTTAGAAACGAACTCTGGAACAAAAGGAGATAAAATAATCACAGCACCAACAACTTCTATTGTTTTAGATAAAGGATCATACAAAATTTCAGTGAATGGAAAAGTAGTATTGAAAAATGGAGAAGAAGTTGAGGTTGGAGGAAATACAGCTGTTGACTTGGTGCAAAATGAGCAAACGCTTGCTATTGATTTAATTATTAAAGCGTTTAGTGAAGACTTTATTATTGAAGAAGTATTTTTTACTGGAGTAAAAACAGTAGAAGGAAAACCATACAATAATGGACGTTATTTTAAATTGACCAACAATACAGATAAAGTTTTAAAAACAGGTGGATTATTAATTTGTCAATCAGAATTTAATACCACATTGAATCACAATGTTACACCTGATATTAAGAGTGAAGCATTTGCTGTGCAAGCGGTATTGATGATTCCTGAAGAATACTCGAAAGAGGTGCAACCAGGAGATTTTATTGTGATTGCTGATATTGCTCAAAACCACAAGCAACCGAACATCCCTGCTTTTGATTTGACTGGAGCAGATTATGAATTTCCAAATTTAGATAATCCACATTTAGGACAAGTAGACAATCCTGCAGTTCCCAATGCTGTAGTTATCTATACGAAAATGAATTTCAATATGTTTTTCTTACATAGCCAAGGAGCAGAAAGTTATGCAATTGCTCGTTTCCCTGAAGGGGTAACAGTAGACAATTGGATTGCAGATTATATGTATGAGTATGAGTATTTAAATAAAGCCGGAAATATTACTAAAAAGAAAACTTTAAAAATACCAAATACGTGGATCTTAGATGGAGTAAATTCGGCTATTACTGAAAAATGGATACACAATACTTTAGATGCTTCTATCGATAGTGGTTGGACAGGTTGTGGTAAGATTGAGTCTGATCCTAGTCGTTTTGGCAAAACAATTCGTCGTAAAGTAGTAGGGGAAATGGAGAATGGAAAGAATATGTACAAAGACACGAACAATTCTACCATAGACTTTATACGCGATGCTGAGGCAAGTTTTAAAAACGGAATTGTACATTAA